One genomic segment of Cystobacter ferrugineus includes these proteins:
- the pdeM gene encoding ligase-associated DNA damage response endonuclease PdeM, whose translation MAARGLPVRLGGTEVELRPERALHWPEAGVLAVADLHWGKPESFHQHGIPLPTGVLEDDLARLSAALHATGARRVLLVGDLIHSRRGLTADVVERVAAWREGHDVELVLVRGNHDRHLEALPPSWRMRLVESHLDEGPFRFAHHPEPVPGRYVCAGHLHPTVRLSTGADRLRLPCFHLGPQVGVLPAFSAFTGGMDMRAGAGERLFAIAEDAVVELPPARAARRSRS comes from the coding sequence ATGGCTGCGAGAGGACTCCCTGTCCGCCTAGGCGGCACCGAGGTGGAGCTGCGCCCCGAGCGCGCCCTTCACTGGCCCGAGGCGGGCGTGCTCGCGGTGGCGGATCTGCACTGGGGCAAGCCGGAGAGCTTCCATCAGCACGGCATTCCCCTACCCACGGGCGTGTTGGAGGACGACCTGGCGAGGCTATCCGCCGCGCTGCACGCCACGGGGGCGCGGCGGGTGCTGCTCGTGGGAGATCTCATCCACTCGCGCCGGGGGCTCACGGCGGACGTGGTCGAGCGCGTGGCGGCCTGGCGCGAGGGCCATGATGTGGAATTGGTGCTGGTGCGCGGCAACCATGACCGGCACCTGGAGGCGCTGCCGCCCTCGTGGCGCATGCGACTGGTGGAGTCGCACCTGGACGAGGGGCCGTTCCGCTTCGCCCACCATCCGGAGCCCGTACCGGGACGCTATGTCTGCGCGGGCCACCTGCACCCCACGGTGCGGCTGAGCACGGGCGCGGACCGGCTGCGCCTGCCGTGCTTCCACCTGGGTCCGCAGGTCGGGGTGCTGCCCGCATTCAGTGCATTCACGGGCGGCATGGACATGAGGGCAGGAGCAGGCGAGCGGCTCTTCGCCATCGCGGAGGACGCCGTGGTGGAGTTGCCTCCCGCACGCGCAGCGCGTCGGTCGCGGAGTTGA
- a CDS encoding ligase-associated DNA damage response DEXH box helicase has product MPPPRRARTSSPRTATPRKRAVRKVPPPPPEERTLGVDAWFESRGWTPFPFQREAWAAYARGESGLIHVPTGAGKTYAAYIGPLTEVAERREKGLQILYITPLRAMSRDIELALLAPLSAFDSDITVESRTGDTSSGIRRKQKDRLPEVLITTPESLSLLLCHERAHEMFAPLRCVIVDEWHELLGTKRGTQVELALARLRRFAPGMRTWALSATLANLDEAARAAVGPNATPSFVSAGLERPVHMETLLPDSVDAFPWAGHLGMTMLRKVSDWLDPAHPTLLFTNTRSQAERWYEGLRFLRPEWEGVLALHHGSIDRDSREAVERGLKDGSVRLVVCTSSLDLGVDFGPVERVVQIGSPKGISRTLQRAGRSAHRPGATAHLLFVPTHALELVEMAAARDALAHREVEPRAPLRQPLDVLAQHLVTCALGGGFVREALLAEVRDTLAYRDLSEEDFDRALLLVTEGGPTLRAYPQFHRVRRVEDRYVVADARVARLHRLNVGTIASDATVELRYWTGGRIGTVEESFVSRLRPGDTFLFAGKRLEFSRMKDLTAYVKAAKQRASATPRWSGGRLPLSGSLAAAVRRTFHAVREGHPDAAELRAAQPVLDAQARLSRVPAQDACLVELCRTREGHHLFLYPFEGRLVHEGLAALLALRLTRLRKATFSLAVNDYGLELLSPSPFPFEEALRPALFTRERLVEDILESVNLGELARRQFRDVARVAGLVMPGLPGARKSTRQIQASTGLLYDVFARYEPDHMLLAQARREVLEQHFEQVRLVSTLERLERTPLECVHVPRPTPLAFPLVVERMGATLSNETLLDRVQRMKEKWLREDSLSA; this is encoded by the coding sequence ATGCCCCCACCTAGGCGCGCGCGCACCAGCTCTCCGCGCACGGCCACGCCCAGGAAGCGCGCGGTGCGCAAGGTGCCTCCTCCTCCTCCCGAGGAGCGCACGCTGGGGGTGGACGCCTGGTTCGAGTCGCGCGGGTGGACGCCCTTCCCCTTCCAGCGCGAGGCCTGGGCGGCGTATGCCCGGGGCGAGAGCGGCCTCATCCACGTGCCCACGGGCGCGGGGAAGACGTATGCCGCCTACATCGGCCCGCTCACCGAGGTGGCCGAGCGCCGTGAGAAGGGCTTGCAGATCCTCTACATCACGCCACTGCGCGCGATGTCGCGAGACATCGAGCTCGCGCTCCTGGCGCCCCTGTCCGCCTTCGACTCCGACATCACGGTGGAGAGCCGCACGGGAGACACCTCCAGCGGCATCCGCCGCAAGCAGAAGGACCGGCTGCCCGAGGTGCTCATCACCACGCCCGAATCCCTCTCGCTGCTGCTGTGCCACGAGCGCGCGCACGAGATGTTCGCGCCCCTGCGCTGCGTCATCGTGGACGAGTGGCATGAATTGCTGGGCACCAAGCGGGGCACACAGGTGGAGCTCGCGCTCGCGCGGCTGCGCCGCTTCGCACCGGGGATGCGCACCTGGGCGCTGTCGGCCACGCTGGCCAACCTCGACGAGGCCGCGCGCGCCGCCGTGGGCCCGAACGCCACGCCGAGCTTCGTGAGCGCGGGGCTCGAGCGGCCCGTGCACATGGAGACGCTGCTGCCGGACAGCGTGGATGCCTTTCCGTGGGCGGGCCACCTCGGCATGACCATGCTGCGCAAGGTGTCGGACTGGCTCGACCCGGCGCACCCCACCCTGCTCTTCACCAACACGCGCTCCCAGGCGGAACGCTGGTACGAGGGATTGCGCTTCCTCCGCCCCGAGTGGGAGGGAGTGCTCGCCCTGCACCATGGATCCATCGACCGGGACTCGCGCGAGGCCGTGGAGCGGGGACTCAAGGACGGGAGCGTGCGGCTCGTGGTCTGCACGTCGTCGCTCGATCTGGGGGTGGACTTCGGCCCGGTGGAGCGCGTGGTGCAGATTGGCAGTCCCAAGGGCATCTCCCGCACGCTCCAACGCGCGGGCCGCAGCGCCCACCGCCCTGGCGCCACCGCGCACCTGCTCTTCGTCCCCACGCACGCGCTGGAATTGGTGGAGATGGCGGCCGCCCGCGACGCGCTCGCCCACCGGGAGGTGGAGCCCCGCGCGCCCCTGCGCCAGCCACTCGACGTGCTCGCCCAGCACCTCGTCACCTGCGCGCTCGGCGGAGGCTTCGTCCGCGAGGCCCTGCTCGCCGAGGTGCGCGACACGCTCGCCTACCGGGACCTGAGCGAGGAGGACTTCGACCGCGCCCTGCTGCTCGTGACGGAAGGAGGCCCCACGCTGCGCGCCTATCCGCAGTTCCACCGGGTGCGGCGCGTGGAGGATCGCTATGTGGTGGCGGACGCGCGCGTGGCGCGGCTGCACCGGCTCAACGTGGGCACCATCGCCTCGGACGCCACGGTGGAGCTGCGCTACTGGACGGGCGGGCGGATCGGCACGGTGGAGGAGTCCTTCGTGAGTCGGCTTCGCCCGGGAGACACCTTCCTCTTCGCGGGCAAGCGGTTGGAGTTCAGCCGGATGAAGGATCTCACCGCCTACGTGAAGGCCGCGAAGCAGCGGGCCTCGGCCACGCCCCGGTGGAGCGGAGGACGCCTGCCCTTGTCGGGCTCGCTCGCCGCCGCCGTGCGCCGCACCTTCCACGCCGTGCGCGAGGGCCACCCGGACGCCGCGGAGCTGAGGGCGGCCCAGCCCGTGTTGGATGCCCAGGCGCGGCTGTCGCGGGTGCCCGCGCAGGACGCCTGCCTCGTGGAGCTGTGCCGCACGCGCGAGGGCCACCACCTCTTCCTCTACCCCTTCGAGGGGCGGCTGGTGCACGAGGGGCTCGCGGCGCTGCTCGCCCTGCGCCTCACGCGGCTGCGGAAGGCCACCTTCAGCCTCGCGGTGAATGATTATGGACTGGAGTTGCTGAGCCCCTCGCCCTTTCCCTTCGAGGAGGCGCTGCGTCCGGCGCTCTTCACGCGCGAGCGGCTGGTGGAGGACATCCTGGAGAGCGTCAACCTGGGCGAGCTGGCGCGGCGGCAGTTCCGCGACGTGGCGCGGGTGGCGGGGCTGGTGATGCCGGGGCTGCCCGGGGCGCGCAAGTCCACCCGGCAGATTCAAGCGAGCACGGGCCTGCTCTATGACGTCTTCGCGCGCTACGAGCCGGACCACATGTTGCTCGCCCAGGCGAGGCGGGAGGTGCTGGAGCAGCACTTCGAGCAGGTGCGGCTGGTGAGCACCCTGGAGCGGCTGGAGCGCACGCCGCTGGAATGTGTCCACGTGCCACGGCCCACGCCGTTGGCTTTTCCGCTCGTCGTCGAGCGCATGGGCGCCACCCTCTCCAACGAGACGCTGTTGGATCGGGTGCAGCGCATGAAGGAAAAATGGCTGCGAGAGGACTCCCTGTCCGCCTAG
- a CDS encoding ATP-dependent DNA ligase codes for MRRLVDLYEELDSTTSTNAKVDALVDYFRRTPPEDAAWGLFFLTGRRIKRLVPSKALKQWARELSDTPEWLFDEAYASVGDLAEIIALLLDSAEQPQVTEELPLSRWMEERILPLGGLALPEQRERITGWWHTLPRRELFVFNKMLTGELRVGVSDTLVVRALAQYAGLPPAAVSHRLMGTWAPSRAFFEQLVAPDVSDGDRSRPYPFYLASPLEQPVESLGDRSEWMVEWKWDGIRGQLIHRQGGIYLWSRGEELVTERYPEIAKAATSLPPGTVLDGEILAYEDGRPLPFARLQRRIGRQKLTAKVLAEAPAVFMAYDLLEENGEDLRARPLRERRARLEALLRDKPQFPISPRLPADTWEELAQARRESRERNVEGFMIKRLESPYQHGRKRGDWWKWKIDPFTVDAVLLYAHPGHGKRAALYTDYTFAVWKGEELLPVAKAYSGLTDEEIARLDRWIRAHTKEKFGPVRSVEPAQVFELHFEGIAASPRHKSGVALRFPRIARWRSDKKPKDADSLDQLKELIHAPT; via the coding sequence ATGCGCCGGCTCGTGGACCTCTACGAGGAACTCGACTCCACCACCTCCACCAACGCCAAGGTCGACGCACTCGTGGACTACTTCCGGCGGACGCCCCCCGAGGACGCCGCCTGGGGGCTGTTCTTCCTCACCGGCCGCCGCATCAAGCGGCTCGTGCCCTCCAAGGCCCTCAAGCAGTGGGCGCGCGAGCTGAGTGACACCCCCGAGTGGCTCTTCGACGAGGCCTATGCCTCGGTGGGAGATCTCGCGGAGATCATCGCGCTGCTGCTCGACTCGGCCGAGCAGCCCCAGGTGACCGAGGAGCTGCCCCTGTCGCGCTGGATGGAGGAACGCATCCTGCCGCTCGGCGGACTGGCCCTGCCGGAACAGCGCGAGCGCATCACCGGCTGGTGGCACACGCTGCCGCGCCGCGAGCTGTTCGTCTTCAACAAGATGCTCACTGGCGAGCTGCGCGTGGGCGTCTCGGACACGCTCGTGGTGCGCGCGCTGGCGCAGTACGCCGGGCTGCCTCCGGCCGCCGTGTCCCACCGGCTCATGGGAACCTGGGCCCCGAGCCGCGCCTTCTTCGAGCAGCTCGTCGCCCCGGACGTGTCCGACGGAGACCGCTCGCGCCCCTACCCCTTCTACCTGGCCAGCCCCCTGGAGCAGCCCGTGGAGAGCCTCGGGGACCGCTCGGAGTGGATGGTCGAGTGGAAGTGGGATGGCATCCGGGGCCAGCTCATCCACCGCCAGGGCGGCATCTACCTGTGGAGCCGCGGCGAGGAGCTCGTCACCGAGCGCTACCCGGAGATTGCCAAGGCGGCCACGAGCCTGCCTCCCGGCACCGTGCTCGATGGGGAGATCCTCGCCTACGAGGACGGCAGGCCCCTGCCCTTCGCCCGCCTGCAGCGGCGCATCGGCCGCCAGAAGCTCACCGCCAAGGTGCTCGCCGAGGCCCCCGCGGTCTTCATGGCGTATGACTTGCTCGAGGAGAACGGAGAGGATCTGCGCGCGCGGCCCCTGCGCGAGCGCCGGGCGCGGCTCGAGGCGCTGCTGCGCGACAAGCCCCAGTTCCCCATCTCCCCCCGCCTCCCCGCGGACACGTGGGAGGAGCTGGCCCAGGCCCGCCGCGAGTCGCGCGAGCGCAACGTGGAGGGCTTCATGATCAAGCGGCTGGAGTCCCCCTACCAGCACGGCCGCAAGCGCGGGGACTGGTGGAAGTGGAAGATCGATCCGTTCACCGTGGACGCGGTGCTGCTCTACGCGCACCCCGGCCATGGCAAGCGCGCCGCCCTGTACACCGACTACACGTTCGCGGTGTGGAAGGGCGAGGAGCTCTTGCCCGTGGCCAAGGCGTACTCGGGCCTGACGGACGAGGAGATCGCCCGGCTGGACCGGTGGATCCGCGCCCACACGAAGGAGAAGTTCGGCCCGGTGCGCTCGGTGGAGCCCGCCCAGGTGTTCGAGCTGCACTTCGAGGGCATCGCCGCCTCGCCCCGGCACAAGTCCGGCGTGGCCCTGCGCTTTCCACGCATCGCCCGGTGGCGCTCGGACAAGAAGCCCAAGGACGCGGACTCGCTCGACCAGCTCAAGGAGCTGATCCATGCCCCCACCTAG
- a CDS encoding ligase-associated DNA damage response exonuclease — protein sequence MARSATRQPLVTVTPEGLYCPQGDFHIDAWRPVSRTLITHAHGDHARWGSQQYLGTQPSRGLLRKRLGADADITTLDYGECLTIGGVTVSFHPAGHVLGSAQIRLEYKDEVWVVSGDYKRDADPTCQPFEVVPCDTFITEATFGLPIYRWDDTRRVAEEVLRWWDANREAGRASVLFCYALGKAQRLLAELARVTDREVFVHGATHALVELYREAGVPMLPTRPVSEAEKGTSYAGALVLAPPSAAGSTWMRRFGEHETGFASGWMRVRGNRRRRGYDRGFVLSDHADWPGLLRTAKETGASRVLATHGSSDTLSRYLRENLGIDAAPLATPFEGEAED from the coding sequence ATGGCCCGTTCCGCCACCCGACAGCCGCTCGTCACGGTCACCCCCGAAGGGCTCTACTGCCCCCAGGGGGATTTCCATATCGACGCCTGGCGGCCCGTGAGCCGCACCCTCATCACCCACGCGCACGGCGACCACGCCCGCTGGGGCAGTCAGCAGTACCTGGGCACCCAACCCTCTCGAGGCCTGCTGCGCAAGCGCCTGGGCGCGGACGCGGACATCACCACGCTCGACTACGGGGAGTGCCTCACCATCGGCGGCGTCACGGTGAGCTTCCACCCGGCGGGACACGTGCTGGGCAGCGCGCAGATCCGTCTGGAGTACAAGGACGAGGTCTGGGTCGTCTCCGGCGACTACAAGCGCGACGCGGACCCCACGTGCCAGCCCTTCGAGGTGGTGCCCTGCGACACCTTCATCACCGAGGCCACCTTCGGGCTGCCCATCTACCGCTGGGACGACACGCGGCGCGTGGCCGAGGAGGTGTTGCGCTGGTGGGACGCCAACCGCGAGGCGGGCCGGGCCTCGGTCCTCTTCTGCTACGCGCTGGGCAAGGCGCAACGGCTGCTCGCGGAGCTGGCCCGCGTCACGGACCGCGAGGTGTTCGTGCACGGGGCCACACACGCGCTCGTGGAGCTGTACCGCGAGGCCGGTGTCCCCATGCTGCCCACCCGCCCCGTGTCCGAGGCGGAGAAGGGCACGTCCTACGCGGGGGCGCTCGTGCTGGCGCCGCCCAGCGCCGCGGGCTCCACGTGGATGCGCCGCTTCGGCGAGCACGAGACGGGCTTCGCCTCGGGGTGGATGCGGGTGCGCGGCAACCGGCGCCGCCGCGGCTATGACCGGGGCTTCGTCCTCTCCGACCACGCGGACTGGCCAGGGCTGTTGCGCACGGCGAAGGAGACCGGCGCCTCGCGCGTGCTCGCCACCCACGGCTCCAGCGACACCCTCTCACGCTACCTGCGCGAGAACCTCGGCATCGACGCCGCCCCCCTGGCCACGCCCTTCGAGGGCGAAGCGGAGGACTGA
- a CDS encoding ROK family protein — MSQKAPQPSPRKKTVRETHAPGPRTLAIDIGGSGLKALVLGPEGKALDERRRVKTPKPATPKAVLRALEKLIQPLGDFERVSAGFPGVVEEGVTKSAPNLHPDWAGFNLAEALHQLTQRPVRVLNDAGVQGFGVIEGKGLEMVLTLGTGMGCALYIDGKYVPNLELAHHPFHGGKTYEDYVGQAALERVGKKKWLKHVERVLQQIQPIWNPRQIYIGGGNARLLDIKLPPNVKLTENIAGLLGGFALWKDEPRQR; from the coding sequence ATGTCCCAGAAAGCACCCCAGCCCAGCCCCCGCAAGAAGACCGTCCGCGAGACCCATGCCCCCGGGCCACGCACCCTGGCCATCGACATCGGCGGCTCGGGACTCAAGGCGCTCGTCCTCGGACCCGAGGGAAAGGCGCTCGACGAGCGGCGGCGGGTCAAGACGCCCAAGCCCGCCACCCCCAAGGCCGTGCTGCGCGCGCTCGAGAAGCTCATCCAGCCCCTGGGAGACTTCGAGCGGGTGTCGGCGGGCTTTCCGGGCGTGGTGGAGGAAGGCGTGACGAAGAGCGCGCCCAACCTCCATCCCGACTGGGCCGGCTTCAACCTCGCCGAGGCCCTGCACCAGCTCACCCAGCGCCCCGTGCGCGTGCTCAACGACGCCGGCGTGCAAGGCTTCGGGGTCATCGAGGGCAAGGGCCTGGAGATGGTCCTCACCCTGGGCACCGGCATGGGCTGCGCCCTGTACATCGATGGCAAGTACGTGCCCAACCTGGAGCTGGCCCACCACCCCTTCCACGGAGGCAAGACGTACGAGGACTACGTGGGCCAGGCCGCGCTGGAGCGCGTGGGCAAGAAGAAGTGGCTCAAGCACGTGGAGCGGGTGCTCCAGCAGATCCAACCCATCTGGAACCCGCGGCAGATCTACATCGGCGGAGGCAATGCGCGCCTGCTCGACATCAAGCTGCCCCCCAACGTGAAGCTCACCGAGAACATCGCCGGACTGCTGGGGGGCTTCGCGCTCTGGAAGGACGAGCCCCGGCAGCGCTGA
- a CDS encoding 6-pyruvoyl trahydropterin synthase family protein yields the protein MARTTTIELHKEDMKFAAGHFTIFSATHRENMHGHNFAVFVSLTGEVLDNGMLADYDIFKRMALEQCRAWNETFMLPAHSRHLQVERDARGDVIARFNGEELRFLARDVTILPVENVSLEELARLFGENLVGDGSLMRDSRISRVVVKCSSEPGQNCSWEWNSHG from the coding sequence ATGGCACGTACGACCACGATTGAACTGCACAAAGAAGACATGAAGTTCGCCGCGGGGCACTTCACCATCTTCTCCGCGACGCACCGCGAGAACATGCACGGCCACAACTTCGCCGTCTTCGTCTCGCTGACGGGCGAGGTGCTCGACAATGGGATGCTCGCCGACTACGACATCTTCAAGCGGATGGCGCTCGAGCAGTGCCGCGCCTGGAACGAGACGTTCATGTTGCCCGCCCACTCGCGCCACCTCCAGGTGGAGCGGGATGCGCGCGGGGACGTGATCGCGCGCTTCAATGGCGAGGAGCTGCGCTTCCTCGCGCGGGACGTGACGATCCTGCCCGTGGAGAACGTGTCGCTCGAGGAGCTGGCGCGCCTCTTCGGCGAGAACCTGGTGGGCGATGGTTCGTTGATGAGGGACAGCCGCATCTCGCGCGTGGTGGTGAAGTGCTCCTCCGAGCCCGGCCAGAACTGCTCCTGGGAGTGGAACAGCCATGGCTGA
- a CDS encoding SDR family oxidoreductase yields MADWAIITGASRGIGRAAAARFLQAGWRVMNVSRRPCPEPGVVDVLADLSVPGWEATFTPALSRALGSSPGRVCLVHNAALYGHDDALSLDAEHLRRVLEVNVVAPATLNRLVRGYLTDGSSILYVGSTLSEKAVRGAASYVTSKHAIAGLMRSTCQDLVGTRVHTVCVCPGFTDTEMMRENVGDSEAARANTAARMTYGRLIAPEEIADVLLRCAEMPVLNGAVLHANLGQIET; encoded by the coding sequence ATGGCTGATTGGGCGATCATCACCGGCGCCAGCCGGGGCATTGGCCGTGCGGCGGCCGCGCGCTTCCTCCAGGCGGGTTGGCGGGTGATGAATGTCTCGCGCCGGCCCTGTCCGGAGCCGGGCGTGGTGGACGTGCTCGCGGATCTCTCCGTTCCGGGATGGGAGGCCACCTTCACGCCGGCCCTGTCCAGGGCGCTGGGCTCCTCTCCGGGCCGGGTCTGCCTGGTGCACAACGCGGCCCTCTACGGCCATGACGATGCCCTGTCGCTCGACGCGGAGCACCTGCGGCGGGTGCTGGAGGTCAACGTCGTGGCTCCCGCGACGCTCAACCGCCTCGTGCGCGGCTACCTCACCGACGGCTCCTCCATCCTCTATGTGGGCTCCACGCTGTCGGAGAAGGCGGTGCGGGGCGCGGCCTCGTATGTGACATCCAAGCACGCCATCGCCGGCCTCATGCGCTCCACCTGCCAGGATCTCGTGGGCACCCGCGTGCACACCGTCTGCGTCTGCCCGGGCTTCACGGACACCGAGATGATGCGCGAGAACGTGGGTGACAGCGAGGCGGCCCGCGCGAACACGGCGGCGAGGATGACCTACGGCCGGCTCATCGCTCCGGAGGAAATCGCCGACGTGCTCCTGCGGTGCGCCGAGATGCCCGTCCTCAACGGCGCGGTGCTCCACGCCAACCTGGGGCAGATCGAGACCTGA
- the queD gene encoding 6-carboxytetrahydropterin synthase QueD, producing MESAILSKPPLITEISKEFTFEAAHRLPNVPPGHKCARVHGHSYRIEITLRGPVHPTYGWVVDFAELTAAWQPLHAQLDHRLLNEVPGLENPTSELLAAWVFERVSIPGTRVTKVRVAETCTSSCTVFAAEG from the coding sequence ATGGAGTCCGCGATCTTGAGCAAGCCCCCCCTCATCACCGAGATCTCGAAGGAGTTCACCTTCGAGGCCGCGCACCGCCTCCCCAACGTCCCCCCCGGCCACAAGTGCGCGCGAGTGCATGGCCACAGCTACCGCATCGAAATCACCCTGCGCGGTCCCGTGCACCCCACGTACGGCTGGGTGGTGGACTTCGCCGAGCTGACCGCGGCCTGGCAGCCGCTGCACGCCCAGCTCGACCACCGCCTGCTCAACGAGGTGCCCGGGTTGGAGAACCCCACGAGCGAGCTGCTCGCCGCCTGGGTCTTCGAGCGCGTGAGCATCCCCGGCACGCGCGTGACCAAGGTGCGCGTCGCCGAGACCTGCACGTCCTCGTGCACCGTGTTCGCCGCCGAGGGCTGA
- a CDS encoding circularly permuted type 2 ATP-grasp protein, giving the protein MGADGLARSDFQKLLNVLGARAPEDFSHMQTLAERALLNQGVTFSVYSDRRGTERIFPFCLIPRIISAPDWAHLERGLEQRIRALGLFLDDVYDGQRLFSERPELREIILDTPLYLPRLRGVRPAGGVRIHIAGIDLIRDGQGTFRVLEDNLRTPSGVSYVMENRILSKRVVPEVLELARVRRVDHYPARLAETLRAVSPESPDSSTVVVLTPGPYNSAYFEHSFLARTMGVPLVHGEDLFVEDDRVFLRTTRGPRRVHVIYRRIDDAFLDPEAFRPDSMLGVRGLLRAWAAGNVTLANAPGNGVADDKAAYAFVPDFIRYYLGEEPILEQVPTYVCAREKDCQYVLEHLGELVVKTVDEAGGYGMLMGPQSTQAERDEFRQRILAQPRRYIAQPRVELSTCPTWDMASRRVVPRRVDLRPYILTGPQGSWVLPGGLSRVALRAGSYVVNSSQGGGSKDTWVQKEAV; this is encoded by the coding sequence ATGGGCGCCGATGGACTCGCCCGCTCGGACTTCCAGAAGCTCCTGAATGTGTTGGGAGCGCGCGCGCCCGAGGACTTCTCCCACATGCAGACGCTGGCCGAGCGGGCCCTGCTCAACCAGGGAGTGACGTTCTCGGTGTACTCGGACCGGCGCGGCACCGAGCGCATCTTCCCCTTCTGTCTCATTCCCCGGATCATCTCGGCGCCGGACTGGGCGCACCTGGAGCGCGGGCTGGAGCAGCGCATCCGCGCGCTGGGCCTGTTCCTCGACGATGTCTATGACGGGCAGCGCCTGTTCTCCGAGCGGCCAGAGCTGCGGGAGATCATCCTCGACACGCCCCTGTACCTGCCCAGGCTCCGGGGCGTGCGGCCCGCGGGCGGCGTGCGCATCCACATCGCGGGAATCGATCTGATTCGCGACGGCCAGGGCACGTTCCGGGTGCTGGAGGACAACCTGCGCACACCCTCGGGCGTGTCCTACGTCATGGAGAACCGCATCCTCTCCAAGCGCGTGGTGCCCGAGGTGCTGGAGCTGGCGCGGGTGCGCCGCGTGGACCACTACCCGGCCCGGTTGGCGGAGACGCTGCGCGCCGTCTCTCCCGAGTCCCCCGACAGCTCCACCGTCGTGGTGCTCACCCCCGGCCCCTACAACTCCGCCTACTTCGAGCACAGCTTCCTCGCGCGCACCATGGGCGTGCCGCTGGTGCACGGCGAGGATCTCTTCGTGGAGGATGACCGGGTCTTCCTGCGCACCACGCGGGGCCCGCGCCGGGTGCACGTCATCTACCGGCGCATCGACGATGCCTTCCTGGATCCGGAGGCGTTCCGGCCGGACAGCATGCTGGGGGTGCGAGGGCTCTTGCGCGCCTGGGCCGCGGGCAACGTCACCCTGGCCAACGCTCCGGGCAACGGCGTGGCGGACGACAAGGCGGCGTATGCCTTCGTGCCGGACTTCATCCGCTACTACCTGGGCGAGGAGCCCATCCTCGAGCAGGTGCCCACCTACGTGTGCGCCCGCGAGAAGGATTGCCAGTACGTGCTCGAGCACCTGGGCGAGCTGGTGGTGAAGACAGTGGACGAGGCGGGCGGCTACGGCATGTTGATGGGGCCGCAGTCGACCCAGGCCGAGCGCGACGAGTTCCGCCAGCGCATCCTCGCGCAGCCCCGGCGCTACATCGCCCAGCCCCGGGTGGAGCTGTCCACGTGCCCCACCTGGGACATGGCCTCGCGCCGGGTGGTGCCGCGCCGGGTGGACTTGCGGCCCTACATCCTCACCGGCCCCCAGGGGTCGTGGGTGCTGCCGGGAGGCTTGAGCCGCGTGGCGCTGCGCGCCGGCTCCTACGTCGTCAACTCCAGTCAGGGGGGTGGTTCCAAGGACACCTGGGTGCAGAAGGAGGCCGTATGA
- a CDS encoding alpha-E domain-containing protein, translating to MIARIAEHCFWLGRYLERAESTARVLQMTEQLSLDAELASEHCWTPVLAIFGERQAFAARHGVEAEADGEAVQAFMTWEESNLSSLVATLSQAREGARTIREVVSRECWEVTNELYLWLVGGAGQEEYALSRFGFYQHIRRMVQLCLGLFRSTMLHDTPLDFIWLGVMLERVGQTARLLDVHHHVFSGMKPGHPVVETALWLSLLRASSGFEPFMKTHSGRVTGDAVAAFLLFDSRFPRSVHYCLDSAYRYLVRLCPPDVEGQPGRESLAFIIPLLAELRPQSLARPDATVHALLTRMVEGTAELGSLISHEYFGREPVIPDQTLGVQVMTG from the coding sequence ATGATCGCCCGCATCGCCGAGCACTGTTTCTGGTTGGGCCGCTACCTGGAGCGCGCGGAGAGCACCGCCCGGGTGTTGCAGATGACCGAGCAGCTCTCGCTGGACGCGGAGCTGGCCTCGGAGCACTGCTGGACGCCGGTGCTGGCCATCTTCGGCGAGCGCCAGGCCTTCGCCGCCCGCCATGGTGTCGAGGCGGAGGCGGATGGCGAGGCGGTGCAGGCCTTCATGACGTGGGAGGAGAGCAACCTCTCGAGCCTCGTGGCCACCCTGTCCCAGGCGCGCGAGGGCGCGCGCACCATCCGCGAGGTGGTGAGCCGCGAGTGCTGGGAGGTGACGAACGAGCTGTACCTGTGGCTGGTGGGCGGGGCGGGACAGGAGGAGTACGCCTTGTCGCGCTTCGGCTTCTACCAGCACATCCGCCGCATGGTGCAGCTCTGCCTGGGGCTGTTTCGCAGCACCATGCTGCACGACACGCCCCTGGACTTCATCTGGCTGGGGGTGATGCTCGAGCGCGTGGGGCAGACGGCGCGGCTGCTGGACGTGCACCACCACGTCTTCTCGGGGATGAAGCCCGGCCACCCCGTGGTGGAGACGGCGCTGTGGCTGTCCCTGCTCCGGGCCAGCTCCGGCTTCGAGCCCTTCATGAAGACGCACTCCGGCCGGGTGACGGGGGACGCCGTGGCGGCCTTCCTCCTGTTCGACTCCCGCTTTCCACGCTCGGTCCACTACTGCCTGGACTCCGCGTACCGCTACCTCGTGCGCTTGTGTCCCCCCGACGTGGAAGGACAGCCGGGCAGGGAATCGCTCGCCTTCATCATCCCCCTGCTCGCCGAACTGCGGCCCCAGTCCCTGGCCCGGCCGGATGCCACCGTGCACGCCCTGCTCACCCGCATGGTGGAGGGGACGGCGGAGCTCGGCTCGCTCATCTCCCATGAGTACTTCGGCCGCGAGCCGGTCATCCCCGACCAAACGCTGGGCGTGCAGGTGATGACTGGTTAG